In Shewanella sp. VB17, a single genomic region encodes these proteins:
- a CDS encoding paraquat-inducible protein A, translated as MNNLTQTTQGKEIGLTSCHTCYMLNKQEQSHCSRCDNALSVRHHHSLQQSWALLITAAILLIPANIYPITMLIDRGNIRHDTIFSGIAHLVHTGMFPIAIILFTASILVPLLKIVGLTVYLTAISFRLPISKKKLMLGFHIIEWIGRWSMLDLFVISITVALVNMGQLLDAKPAPAATAFALVILLTQLAAKVLDTRLLWDRLESKDDTH; from the coding sequence ATGAATAACCTCACACAAACAACACAAGGTAAAGAAATAGGCTTAACGTCATGTCACACCTGTTATATGCTCAATAAACAAGAACAAAGTCATTGTTCACGTTGCGATAACGCTTTATCGGTTAGACATCATCATAGCTTACAGCAAAGCTGGGCACTGTTAATCACTGCAGCTATCTTGTTAATACCGGCCAATATATACCCGATAACCATGCTCATAGATCGGGGAAATATACGCCATGACACAATATTTTCTGGGATAGCACATCTAGTACACACAGGTATGTTCCCTATCGCCATTATCTTGTTTACCGCCAGTATTTTAGTCCCTTTGCTTAAGATTGTCGGATTAACCGTTTATTTAACTGCCATCAGTTTTCGTTTACCTATTTCGAAAAAAAAACTCATGTTAGGATTTCACATCATTGAATGGATAGGCCGCTGGTCTATGTTAGACCTGTTTGTGATATCCATTACTGTTGCATTGGTCAACATGGGCCAATTATTAGATGCAAAGCCCGCTCCGGCTGCCACCGCATTCGCATTAGTCATTCTGCTGACCCAACTGGCAGCAAAAGTACTAGACACTCGTTTACTCTGGGATCGACTGGAATCGAAAGATGACACACATTGA
- a CDS encoding paraquat-inducible protein A, translating into MGSDCIKDSVTLCHSCDLVVTKRALPSGVRALCPRCNTVLYDTPYCSINGMLALCITALICFTPANFFPILELHFLGSVRTTTIIEGALAVYDEGYWLVGIAVIITAIIAPGILIISILSQILIIKYRLHSPFFRRQLKRLLGYQHFVSQLTMLEIYLISILVTVFNLSDFADIFLGLGTFCFILLFIATLFLQREYNVEHMWSFLDE; encoded by the coding sequence ATGGGATCAGATTGTATTAAGGATAGTGTGACCTTATGCCACTCTTGTGATTTAGTGGTGACTAAACGGGCCTTACCGTCAGGTGTTCGAGCACTGTGTCCCCGTTGCAATACTGTTTTATACGACACTCCCTACTGTTCAATTAACGGCATGTTAGCCTTATGCATTACTGCGCTAATCTGCTTTACACCCGCCAATTTTTTTCCCATTTTAGAATTACATTTTTTAGGCAGTGTTAGAACAACGACCATTATTGAAGGCGCGTTGGCGGTATATGATGAAGGTTATTGGCTCGTTGGGATCGCCGTCATCATCACCGCAATCATCGCACCTGGTATACTCATTATATCGATTCTATCTCAAATACTTATTATCAAGTATCGCCTACATTCACCTTTTTTTAGGCGACAACTCAAACGGTTACTTGGCTATCAACATTTTGTTTCTCAATTAACTATGTTAGAAATTTACCTGATTAGTATTTTAGTCACCGTATTCAATTTATCCGATTTTGCTGATATTTTTTTAGGCCTCGGTACCTTCTGTTTCATCCTATTATTTATTGCCACTCTATTCTTGCAGCGTGAATATAATGTAGAACACATGTGGAGCTTTCTCGATGAATAA
- a CDS encoding YebG family protein: MTVMTKFVVVREGVEKMTFTSKKEADAYDKMLDIADLLMPFLTDSALELEDTICEKLSFYLAEHREHLASLLKGVVPSEVKSVKKMAKKVEPKK, translated from the coding sequence ATGACGGTAATGACTAAATTTGTCGTAGTAAGAGAAGGGGTTGAGAAGATGACGTTTACATCTAAGAAGGAGGCGGATGCTTACGATAAAATGCTTGATATCGCTGATCTGCTGATGCCGTTTTTAACGGATTCAGCACTTGAACTCGAGGACACTATCTGCGAAAAATTAAGCTTCTATTTAGCTGAGCATAGAGAGCATCTAGCGAGTTTATTAAAAGGAGTGGTACCATCAGAGGTTAAATCGGTCAAAAAAATGGCCAAAAAGGTTGAACCTAAAAAATAG
- the proQ gene encoding RNA chaperone ProQ, with product MESTDKLTDTNAILAYLYETFPLCFIAEGETKPLKIGLFQDLAERLADDSKVSKTQLRIALRRYTSSWRYLKGVKAGAQRIDLSGQECGALEQEHIDHAQLTLKESQEKAKAKRIAKATAAKASETTSTKSVKKTAPKRTKPIAKPTLKPAKEVAPAVELTPAVLNELKQHQRVNVKLGKLPVAGVIVDIKKEDVQVQLDSGLTVKVRIEHIML from the coding sequence ATGGAATCAACAGATAAGTTGACCGACACCAACGCAATTCTTGCGTATTTATATGAAACATTTCCTTTGTGCTTTATCGCCGAAGGTGAAACTAAGCCATTAAAGATTGGATTGTTTCAGGATTTGGCTGAAAGGTTAGCTGATGATTCTAAAGTCAGTAAAACTCAATTGAGAATTGCGTTAAGACGCTATACTAGCAGTTGGCGTTACCTTAAAGGTGTCAAAGCTGGTGCGCAACGTATTGACTTAAGTGGCCAGGAATGTGGAGCGTTAGAGCAAGAGCACATTGATCATGCTCAGTTGACGCTTAAAGAGAGTCAAGAAAAAGCCAAAGCAAAACGTATAGCCAAAGCGACAGCTGCAAAAGCAAGTGAAACTACTAGTACTAAGTCGGTTAAAAAAACGGCGCCAAAGCGCACTAAACCGATAGCTAAACCGACACTTAAACCAGCTAAAGAAGTGGCTCCAGCTGTTGAGTTAACACCAGCGGTATTAAATGAGCTAAAACAACATCAGCGCGTTAATGTCAAACTGGGTAAATTACCTGTTGCTGGTGTGATTGTTGATATTAAAAAAGAAGATGTTCAAGTGCAATTGGACTCAGGTTTGACGGTGAAAGTTCGCATTGAGCACATAATGCTGTAA